In the genome of Hippoglossus hippoglossus isolate fHipHip1 chromosome 4, fHipHip1.pri, whole genome shotgun sequence, one region contains:
- the fcho1 gene encoding F-BAR domain only protein 1 isoform X2, with translation MAFFQNNFWGEKNAGFDVLYHNMKHGQLATKELAEFVRERAAIEETYSKSMSKLAKIASNGSPQGTFAPMWDVFRVSSDKLALCHLELMRKMNDLIRDINKYGDEQVKVHRKTKEEMVGTVEAVQALQVHSGHLQKSKEGYHGKCFELDRLRKDGAPQKELEKAELKSKKAAESFALSIEKYNRVGGEFEQKMSESAQKFQGIEEANLRQMKQLIKGYSHSIEDTHVQVGQVHEEFKQNVENIGIDNLIQKYAEQKGTGKERPALAGFEEYMTGLVPEGVKKSRAKAFRIPGLGKRDKEPDSTDSAVPETNSPLEVDDEGFVIRADSTQNGCSEEKENNFYSSDSDFDDEEPKKFHIQIRPVATSNRSNSAATEKELKATVGSLTLPPNRGVRQQVSIKRHFSRNSSTAGGRLEEGDAASHRDGEQEGMRRSTSSPDHSRLSSTASGSDSLFGPPLESALKSKSFDSREQLREQSTFGASEYAAFSSDSSSPENVEDSGLDSPSQQPLGPSPEPVGWAAWPPVSQSKDQTQTQTLGRPVDPFLSAFRDPSPGGSPYPKEDPSSVWSVAASRPSRVPPDMEPSAMQFPSFSQSLPPPERESSVWNCKHIPPEDPFLAAFERTVTQETINLSDAWARPPPRQTQESRGVEVRGDPFSMNLTDTKKHPTSSSSSSSSSNRRDRDRKRDRSLPPPVSSDDPFAITMIGSPTHQSSLAAAAGLIPPHSTSSSSSNMGSSSVSSSRLGLDSNSSSLPTAQTKKELMHWNSVHNPFSESVSKTQEGGGKGEGGAGGDRRKHRSSEGEPRRNAPPLTRHSGPQEDLCFSTDKDQDCLDLNTQTTCSLSSHKAAPQRATRAKRTSGRISSYERSRSLCSSPLPEPSPSLTSSSSSSPSEWGPQARDTEWGGPNRPPSPARAGQASPLPYQHQDHQQRPLHLSRGPSPISLSTQEAWPVAAAITEYINAYFKGGQHNRCLVKITGDLTMSFPAGITRIFTANPNVPVLSFRLVNMSRIDHFLPNQKLLFSDPSQSDPDTRDFWFNMQALQIYLQREAELNPQASYYNVGLLKYQVSSQDPGRAPLLLSAECQRSGTVTRVSLDYHCCPATAPSTQLTAVQVLLPLDHTATDLQCQPPASWNAEERRLLWKLPNLSPTNHSKGSGTLCASWQCLEVPRGPPPSLAVQFVGSGASLSGMDVELVGSRYRMSLVKKRFATGKYMAGCSL, from the exons GGCTGCCATCGAGGAGACTTACTCCAAGTCGATGAGCAAACTGGCAAAGATCGCCAGCAATGGGAGTCCACAGGG GACGTTTGCTCCCATGTGGGATGTGTTCAGGGTGTCTTCAGACAAACTGGCCCTCTGCCACCTCGAGCTGATGAGAAAGATGAACGATCTCATCCGGGACATTAACAAGTACGGAGACgagcaggtcaaagttcaccgcAAG ACGAAGGAGGAGATGGTGGGGACCGTGGAGGCGGTGCAGGCGCTGCAGGTTCACAGTGGTCACCTTCAGAAGTCGAAGGAGGGTTATCACGGAAAGTGTTTTGAGCTGGACCGGCTCAGGAAGGACGGGGCGCCAcagaaagagctggagaag GCGGAGCTGAAGTCTAAGAAAGCGGCTGAGTCATTTGCGCTGAGCATCGAGAAGTACAACCGAGTGGGAGGAGAGTTTGAGCAGAAGATGAGCGAGTCTGCCCAG AAGTTTCAGGGAATCGAGGAGGCTAACCTACGGCAGATGAAACAGCTGATCAAAGGTTACTCCCACTCCATTGAAGACACTCACGTCCAGGTGGGACAG GTGCACGAGGAATTCAAGCAGAATGTGGAAAACATCGGCATCGATAACCTCATTCAGAAATATGCAGAGCAGAAGGGAACAGGCAAAGAGAGGCCAG CTCTTGCTGGTTTTGAGGAGTACATGACGGGCTTGGTACCTGAAGGTGTAAAGAAGAGTCGAGCAAAAGCCTTCAGGATCCCCGGCTTAGGCAAGAGGGACAAGGAGCCAGACTCTAc GGATTCCGCAGTGCCAGAGACG AATTCACCTCTGGAAGTAGATGATGAAGGATTTGTCATCCGAGCCGACAGCACCCAGAATG GCTGctctgaggagaaggagaacaaCTTCTACTCCAGTGACTCAGACTTTGACGACGAGGAGCCCAAAAAGTTCCACATCCAGATCCGACCGGTCGCCACCAGCAATCGCAGCAACTCTGCCGCCACTGAGAAGGAGCTGAAAGCCACCGTGGGGTCGCTCACCCTGCCGCCCAACCGAGGAGTACGGCAGCAG GTGTCAATCAAGcgtcatttttcca gaaactCGAGCACCGCAGGAGGCCGATTGGAGGAAGGTGATGCTGCCTCCCACAGGG atggcGAGCAGGAGGGCATGCGCAGGTCCACCTCCAGCCCCGATCACAGCAG GTTGAGCTCGACGGCGTCGGGCTCAGACAGTCTGTTCGGGCCTCCGCTGGAGTCGGCCCTCAAGTCCAAGAGCTTTGACAGTCGGGAGCAGCTCAGAGAGCAGAGCACGTTCGGCGCCTCTGAAT atgctGCCTTCTCGTctgactcctcctctcctgagaACGTTGAGGACTCTGGTCTGGACTCGCCTTCCCAGCAGCCCCTTGGGCCCTCCCCAGAGCCGGTGGGTTGGGCAGCATGGCCTCCTGTGTCCCAGAGTAAAGAccaaactcaaactcaaacgCTGGGACGACCTGTGGACCCTTTCCTCTCTGCCTTCCGTGACCCCTCCCCTGGTGGCAGCCCTTACCCCAAAGAAGACCCTTCCAGCGTCTGGTCTGTTGCCGCATCACGTCCTTCTCGTGTGCCCCCAGACATGGAACCCTCAGCGATGCagtttccttccttttctcagTCCCTCCCCCCGCCTGAGAGGGAGTCGTCGGTGTGGAACTGTAAACACATCCCTCCCGAGGACCCCTTCCTCGCTGCTTTTGAGAGGACCGTCACCCAGGAGACCATAAACCTGTCTGACGCCTGGGCACGCCCGCCGCCTCGCCAGACCCAGGAGAGCAGGGGGGTGGAGGTGCGAGGGGACCCGTTTTCCATGAACCTCACTGACACTAAGAAACacccaacctcctcctcctcctcgtcatcctcctccaatcgtagagacagagacaggaaacgAGACCGCAGCCTTCCTCCTCCCGTTTCCTCCGACGACCCGTTTGCAATCACAATGATCGGCAGCCCAACGCACCAGTCGTCcctggctgcagcagctggattaATCCCTCCgcacagcaccagcagcagcagcagcaacatgggaAGCAGCTCTGTCAGCAGCAGTAGACTGGGACTTGACTCTAATTCAAGCTCTTTACCCACAGCTCAGACAAAGAAGGAGCTGATGCACTGGAACTCTGTCCACAACCCATTCAGCGAGAGCGTCTCCAAAACacaggaggggggaggaaaaggagagggaggagcaggaggggacAGGAGAAAACATCGGTCATCAGAGGGTGAGCCACGCAGGAACGCCCCCCCACTCACCAGGCATTCAGGGCCACAGGAGGACCTGTGTTTCTCAACTGACAAGGACCAAGACTGCCTGGATCTCAACACTCAGACAACCTGCAGCCTCAGCTCCCACAAGG ctgctcctcagagAGCGACCCGGGCCAAGAGGACCTCGGGCCGAATCAGCAGCTATGAGAGA TCGCGCTCCCTGTGCTCGTCCCCGCTGCCGGAGCCCAGCCcttccctcacctcctcctcctcctccagtcccAGTGAGTGGGGGCCTCAGGCCAGAGACACTGAGTGGGGGGGTCCCAACCGACCTCCCAGTCCTGCCAGGGCGGGGCAGGCCTCGCCGCTGCCCTACCAGCACCAGGACCACCAGCAGAGGCCGT TGCACCTGTCCAGAGGCCCCAGTCCCATTTCCCTCAGCACACAGGAGGCCTGGCCAGTGGCAGCAGCCATAACTGAGTATATCAACGCCTACTTCAAAGGTGGACAGCATAACCG CTGTCTGGTGAAGATCACCGGCGACCTGACGATGTCCTTCCCAGCAGGCATCACCAGGATTTTCACGGCCAACCCCAACGTCCCCGTTCTCAGCTTCCGACTGGTCAACATGTCGAGGATCGATCACTTCCTGCCAAATCAGAAGCTGCTCTTCAG TGATCCGTCTCAGAGCGACCCGGACACCAGAGACTTCTGGTTCAACATGCAGGCTCTGCAGATctacctgcagagagaggctgAGCTCAACCCTCAGGCCTCTTATTACAACGTGGGCCTGCTGAAGTATCAG GTGTCCTCTCAGGATCCGGGTCgagctcctctcctgctgtCGGCCGAGTGTCAGCGGAGCGGCACCGTGACCCGAGTGTCTCTGGATTATCACTGCTGCCCCGCCACCGCCCCCTCCACCCAGCTCACCGCCGTCCAGGTGCTGCTTCCGCTAGACCACACGGCCACCGACCTGCAGTGTCAGCCGCCGGCCTCCTG GAACGCAGAAGAAAGACGGCTGCTGTGGAAACTCCCCAACCTCTCGCCGACCAATCACAGTAAAG GCTCAGGGACCCTGTGTGCCAGCTGGCAGTGCCTGGAGGTTCCCCGCGGCCCCCCACCCAGCCTGGCCGTGCAGTTTGTGGGCTCCGGGGCGTCGCTGTCGGGCATGGACGTGGAGCTGGTGGGCAGCCGCTACCGCATGTCGCTGGTCAAGAAGAGATTCGCCACAG GGAAGTACATGGCCGGCTGCTCCTTGTGA
- the fcho1 gene encoding F-BAR domain only protein 1 isoform X1, whose product MAFFQNNFWGEKNAGFDVLYHNMKHGQLATKELAEFVRERAAIEETYSKSMSKLAKIASNGSPQGTFAPMWDVFRVSSDKLALCHLELMRKMNDLIRDINKYGDEQVKVHRKTKEEMVGTVEAVQALQVHSGHLQKSKEGYHGKCFELDRLRKDGAPQKELEKAELKSKKAAESFALSIEKYNRVGGEFEQKMSESAQKFQGIEEANLRQMKQLIKGYSHSIEDTHVQVGQVHEEFKQNVENIGIDNLIQKYAEQKGTGKERPALAGFEEYMTGLVPEGVKKSRAKAFRIPGLGKRDKEPDSTDSAVPETNSPLEVDDEGFVIRADSTQNGCSEEKENNFYSSDSDFDDEEPKKFHIQIRPVATSNRSNSAATEKELKATVGSLTLPPNRGVRQQVSIKRHFSRNSSTAGGRLEEGDAASHRDGEQEGMRRSTSSPDHSRLSSTASGSDSLFGPPLESALKSKSFDSREQLREQSTFGASEYAAFSSDSSSPENVEDSGLDSPSQQPLGPSPEPVGWAAWPPVSQSKDQTQTQTLGRPVDPFLSAFRDPSPGGSPYPKEDPSSVWSVAASRPSRVPPDMEPSAMQFPSFSQSLPPPERESSVWNCKHIPPEDPFLAAFERTVTQETINLSDAWARPPPRQTQESRGVEVRGDPFSMNLTDTKKHPTSSSSSSSSSNRRDRDRKRDRSLPPPVSSDDPFAITMIGSPTHQSSLAAAAGLIPPHSTSSSSSNMGSSSVSSSRLGLDSNSSSLPTAQTKKELMHWNSVHNPFSESVSKTQEGGGKGEGGAGGDRRKHRSSEGEPRRNAPPLTRHSGPQEDLCFSTDKDQDCLDLNTQTTCSLSSHKGSKHNFRQDTAEAVAAAPQRATRAKRTSGRISSYERSRSLCSSPLPEPSPSLTSSSSSSPSEWGPQARDTEWGGPNRPPSPARAGQASPLPYQHQDHQQRPLHLSRGPSPISLSTQEAWPVAAAITEYINAYFKGGQHNRCLVKITGDLTMSFPAGITRIFTANPNVPVLSFRLVNMSRIDHFLPNQKLLFSDPSQSDPDTRDFWFNMQALQIYLQREAELNPQASYYNVGLLKYQVSSQDPGRAPLLLSAECQRSGTVTRVSLDYHCCPATAPSTQLTAVQVLLPLDHTATDLQCQPPASWNAEERRLLWKLPNLSPTNHSKGSGTLCASWQCLEVPRGPPPSLAVQFVGSGASLSGMDVELVGSRYRMSLVKKRFATGKYMAGCSL is encoded by the exons GGCTGCCATCGAGGAGACTTACTCCAAGTCGATGAGCAAACTGGCAAAGATCGCCAGCAATGGGAGTCCACAGGG GACGTTTGCTCCCATGTGGGATGTGTTCAGGGTGTCTTCAGACAAACTGGCCCTCTGCCACCTCGAGCTGATGAGAAAGATGAACGATCTCATCCGGGACATTAACAAGTACGGAGACgagcaggtcaaagttcaccgcAAG ACGAAGGAGGAGATGGTGGGGACCGTGGAGGCGGTGCAGGCGCTGCAGGTTCACAGTGGTCACCTTCAGAAGTCGAAGGAGGGTTATCACGGAAAGTGTTTTGAGCTGGACCGGCTCAGGAAGGACGGGGCGCCAcagaaagagctggagaag GCGGAGCTGAAGTCTAAGAAAGCGGCTGAGTCATTTGCGCTGAGCATCGAGAAGTACAACCGAGTGGGAGGAGAGTTTGAGCAGAAGATGAGCGAGTCTGCCCAG AAGTTTCAGGGAATCGAGGAGGCTAACCTACGGCAGATGAAACAGCTGATCAAAGGTTACTCCCACTCCATTGAAGACACTCACGTCCAGGTGGGACAG GTGCACGAGGAATTCAAGCAGAATGTGGAAAACATCGGCATCGATAACCTCATTCAGAAATATGCAGAGCAGAAGGGAACAGGCAAAGAGAGGCCAG CTCTTGCTGGTTTTGAGGAGTACATGACGGGCTTGGTACCTGAAGGTGTAAAGAAGAGTCGAGCAAAAGCCTTCAGGATCCCCGGCTTAGGCAAGAGGGACAAGGAGCCAGACTCTAc GGATTCCGCAGTGCCAGAGACG AATTCACCTCTGGAAGTAGATGATGAAGGATTTGTCATCCGAGCCGACAGCACCCAGAATG GCTGctctgaggagaaggagaacaaCTTCTACTCCAGTGACTCAGACTTTGACGACGAGGAGCCCAAAAAGTTCCACATCCAGATCCGACCGGTCGCCACCAGCAATCGCAGCAACTCTGCCGCCACTGAGAAGGAGCTGAAAGCCACCGTGGGGTCGCTCACCCTGCCGCCCAACCGAGGAGTACGGCAGCAG GTGTCAATCAAGcgtcatttttcca gaaactCGAGCACCGCAGGAGGCCGATTGGAGGAAGGTGATGCTGCCTCCCACAGGG atggcGAGCAGGAGGGCATGCGCAGGTCCACCTCCAGCCCCGATCACAGCAG GTTGAGCTCGACGGCGTCGGGCTCAGACAGTCTGTTCGGGCCTCCGCTGGAGTCGGCCCTCAAGTCCAAGAGCTTTGACAGTCGGGAGCAGCTCAGAGAGCAGAGCACGTTCGGCGCCTCTGAAT atgctGCCTTCTCGTctgactcctcctctcctgagaACGTTGAGGACTCTGGTCTGGACTCGCCTTCCCAGCAGCCCCTTGGGCCCTCCCCAGAGCCGGTGGGTTGGGCAGCATGGCCTCCTGTGTCCCAGAGTAAAGAccaaactcaaactcaaacgCTGGGACGACCTGTGGACCCTTTCCTCTCTGCCTTCCGTGACCCCTCCCCTGGTGGCAGCCCTTACCCCAAAGAAGACCCTTCCAGCGTCTGGTCTGTTGCCGCATCACGTCCTTCTCGTGTGCCCCCAGACATGGAACCCTCAGCGATGCagtttccttccttttctcagTCCCTCCCCCCGCCTGAGAGGGAGTCGTCGGTGTGGAACTGTAAACACATCCCTCCCGAGGACCCCTTCCTCGCTGCTTTTGAGAGGACCGTCACCCAGGAGACCATAAACCTGTCTGACGCCTGGGCACGCCCGCCGCCTCGCCAGACCCAGGAGAGCAGGGGGGTGGAGGTGCGAGGGGACCCGTTTTCCATGAACCTCACTGACACTAAGAAACacccaacctcctcctcctcctcgtcatcctcctccaatcgtagagacagagacaggaaacgAGACCGCAGCCTTCCTCCTCCCGTTTCCTCCGACGACCCGTTTGCAATCACAATGATCGGCAGCCCAACGCACCAGTCGTCcctggctgcagcagctggattaATCCCTCCgcacagcaccagcagcagcagcagcaacatgggaAGCAGCTCTGTCAGCAGCAGTAGACTGGGACTTGACTCTAATTCAAGCTCTTTACCCACAGCTCAGACAAAGAAGGAGCTGATGCACTGGAACTCTGTCCACAACCCATTCAGCGAGAGCGTCTCCAAAACacaggaggggggaggaaaaggagagggaggagcaggaggggacAGGAGAAAACATCGGTCATCAGAGGGTGAGCCACGCAGGAACGCCCCCCCACTCACCAGGCATTCAGGGCCACAGGAGGACCTGTGTTTCTCAACTGACAAGGACCAAGACTGCCTGGATCTCAACACTCAGACAACCTGCAGCCTCAGCTCCCACAAGG GGTCCAAGCACAACTTCAGACAGGACACAGCTGAAGCGGTtgcagctgctcctcagagAGCGACCCGGGCCAAGAGGACCTCGGGCCGAATCAGCAGCTATGAGAGA TCGCGCTCCCTGTGCTCGTCCCCGCTGCCGGAGCCCAGCCcttccctcacctcctcctcctcctccagtcccAGTGAGTGGGGGCCTCAGGCCAGAGACACTGAGTGGGGGGGTCCCAACCGACCTCCCAGTCCTGCCAGGGCGGGGCAGGCCTCGCCGCTGCCCTACCAGCACCAGGACCACCAGCAGAGGCCGT TGCACCTGTCCAGAGGCCCCAGTCCCATTTCCCTCAGCACACAGGAGGCCTGGCCAGTGGCAGCAGCCATAACTGAGTATATCAACGCCTACTTCAAAGGTGGACAGCATAACCG CTGTCTGGTGAAGATCACCGGCGACCTGACGATGTCCTTCCCAGCAGGCATCACCAGGATTTTCACGGCCAACCCCAACGTCCCCGTTCTCAGCTTCCGACTGGTCAACATGTCGAGGATCGATCACTTCCTGCCAAATCAGAAGCTGCTCTTCAG TGATCCGTCTCAGAGCGACCCGGACACCAGAGACTTCTGGTTCAACATGCAGGCTCTGCAGATctacctgcagagagaggctgAGCTCAACCCTCAGGCCTCTTATTACAACGTGGGCCTGCTGAAGTATCAG GTGTCCTCTCAGGATCCGGGTCgagctcctctcctgctgtCGGCCGAGTGTCAGCGGAGCGGCACCGTGACCCGAGTGTCTCTGGATTATCACTGCTGCCCCGCCACCGCCCCCTCCACCCAGCTCACCGCCGTCCAGGTGCTGCTTCCGCTAGACCACACGGCCACCGACCTGCAGTGTCAGCCGCCGGCCTCCTG GAACGCAGAAGAAAGACGGCTGCTGTGGAAACTCCCCAACCTCTCGCCGACCAATCACAGTAAAG GCTCAGGGACCCTGTGTGCCAGCTGGCAGTGCCTGGAGGTTCCCCGCGGCCCCCCACCCAGCCTGGCCGTGCAGTTTGTGGGCTCCGGGGCGTCGCTGTCGGGCATGGACGTGGAGCTGGTGGGCAGCCGCTACCGCATGTCGCTGGTCAAGAAGAGATTCGCCACAG GGAAGTACATGGCCGGCTGCTCCTTGTGA